In Prochlorococcus marinus XMU1406, the genomic stretch CCTTTATTTGAGCAAATAGCAGTTATTAAAATAATCCTATTTGAATCAACACCTAATTCCTTTAATTTAATTAAAGTTTCTAGTGTTTCTGATCTTGTCGTTATCTGTTCCGAATAAAATATAATTCCTTCATTTAATTCAATAGTTTTAGGAAGTTCTCCTAATGAGAGGGTTGAATTAGGAATTACTTCTTTAGATCCAAACCAAAGAGATAACCCTTCGGGTAACATCGCGAGAACTTTTATTGGATAATCATTATTAATAAAGAATCCATCTGCGTCCCCATTATCAGTATTTACTATTTCTTTTTTATATGGCAACCAGTTCCTTAATGCTTCATATGTAAGCCATTTCCCTAATTGTTCGTATCCTGTTGAGTACAAAATATTTGGAGTATTTTTTTCTCGCAATATTGAAAGCCAATGTTTTATTAATGGATGAGGAGGAACAATAACCTTTAGTGACATTGCCATATATTTTCCTTTAAAATAACCTTACAAACTTTAAATACCTAAGTTCTAAAATACAGTCTTATTATGATTAAATCAATTGTTTTCCCTTCACTAAAAAATGCATTAATTGCAATATTGCTTGTTGGAATTATATTTTTTAATTCTGTTAATTCTGCTTGGGCGAAACGACCTCCAGAGATTAGAAATCAGCAAGACCTTAATCTAGAACCAGATATGCATGGTCAAGATTTAAGTGGTAACGAATATGTTAAGTTTGACCTGAATGGGTTTAATTTCAGTGAAAGTAATTTAGAGGGTGCTGTATTTAATAATAGTAAATTGCAAAATGCAACTTTCACTGGTGCTAATTTAAGAGACGCTCTTGCCTATGCCACTGATTTTACAGATGCAGATCTTTCGGATGTTAATTTTACAAATGCTTTATTAATGGAGAGTAATTTTGAAGGAGCAAAAATAGATGGTGCTGATTTTACTGATGCTGTTCTTAGTCGTACACAACAAAAACAATTATGTGCGATTGCTAATGGCACAAATAGTTCTACAGGAGAGAGTACAGAATATAGTCTAGGTTGTTAATAATTAAGGATGAAAAAAAAAATACCCGTAATAGTAGTTTCAGGTTTTCTTGGCTCAGGTAAAACAACTTTTCTTAGATATTTATTAAAGGAGAGTAATAAAAAATTTGGTTTAATAATCAATGAATTTGGTGATGTTGGAATTGACGGTGATTTGATTAAAAGTTGCGATAGATGTGATGATACTGAAGACGACTGCGTAATCGAATTAAATAATGGATGTTTATGTTGTACTGTTCAAGATGATTTTGTTCCATCAATAAAAGCTCTCCTCGAATTTAATCCTCTTATCGAATCAATAATTATCGAAACAAGTGGCTTGGCACTACCAATTCCCTTAATTCAAGCACTTAACTGGCCTGAAATCAGGTCTTCTATCTACCTAGATGTTGTTGTTGGTATCGTTAATGGAGAATCAATGCTTATTGGTTCTCCAATTAATGATCTAGATAAAATAAAAAAACAACATAATAATATAGATAAAATTGATCACAACGCTTCTATTGAAGAACTTTTTGAGGAGCAACTTGAAGTCTCTGATATCGTTTTAGTTTCTAGATCAGACATCTTAAATGATGATCAATTTGAATTTGTAAAAAACAAAATCAAGGGAGGTCTAAACTCATCTGTGCCAGTCCTCAAATCCAAAAATGGCAAAATTGATTTAAATTACCTATTTGATTTTCAATTTAAAAAAGAGACTTATAAAGAATTTTTAACTGAAGAACATGATCATAATCATGTTGAGCTTGTATCAGATTCAATTAAATTAAATTATTTCCTTGAAAAAAATGACTTTGAAAAAGAGATGTCAAAAATCTTGGATGAATTAAACATTCTTCGCATAAAAGGACGTATTTGGATACCAAACAAATCATTGCCTTTACAAATACAAATTGTTGGAAAAAAAATTAATACTTGGTTTGAAGAGGCTCCAGACAACTGTTGGAGACCAAATGATAATGCTGGGCTTGAATTAGTAATAATTTCCTTTGATGAAAAATCTATAAAAACTTTTAATAGAAAAATTAAAGAGAAATTTAAGATTTTAGTGACCTAAAAATACTAATTTGACTTTATAGTTGCTTGTCGGGATACTTACTACATCAGACAGCACTAAATGGAAAATCCAAAAATTGCTTTAAAACAAATAATCTCTGACGATGTAACATCAATTGATAAAATCACATGTACAAAATGTGGAGGGTCAGGAAATTTTAAAACACCAGAAAATTCAAGAAGAACTTGCTTAGTTTGTTTTGGTAAAGGTTACATAAACATTTAGTAATTCAGAAAACCTTCAGGTAAAAATATTTGTTTATTAATCAATAGTACTTTTTATTAAAATTTAAACTAATCTTCTAGTAGAAATTAATTTTTAATTGGACCAATTTGCTGTAAAAGTTTTTGTAAGACTAAGACCTTCAGTTTTAGATCCAGCAGGGGAAGCTACTAAATCTGCTTCTATAAAACTTGGAGCCGAGGGAATAAAATCATTACGTATAGGAAAAATGATTGAAGTAAAAATAGAAGGTAATGGTGAAAACGAAGTAAGAGAAAAAATTGATTTGTTGTGTGATAGGTTATTCGCTAATACTGTTATTGAAGATTATGAGTATTCACTAGAAAAGTTATAAGATGGATAATTTTACTGTAGGAGTTGTTGTCTTCCCTGGTTCTAATTGTGATCGTGATGTTTCATGGGCACTGGAAGGTTGTTTAGACATAAGAACAAAATACTTGTGGCATGAGTCTTCAGATTTAAGAGATATAGATGCAATAGTTTTACCTGGAGGATTTAGCTATGGTGATTATTTAAGATGCGGAGCAATTGCGAGATTCTCTCCATTAATAAATGCCTTGGATGAGTTTGTTAAAAGCGGAAAAAGAGTTTTAGGTATTTGTAATGGGTTTCAAATTTTGACAGAATCAGGTTTTTTGCCTGGTGCTCTTGTTGCAAATAAAAATCTAAATTTTATATGTGATGACGTTGAACTTGATATTGTTTCTTCAAAAGGAGGTTGGTTTAATAATGGGGATGAAAAACAAACTATTAAGTTGCCAATAGCGCATGGGGAAGGAAGATATTATTGTGATTCTGATACTTTAAAAAAACTTTTAGATAATGAATTGATCGCTTTGAGATATAAGATTAATCCTAATGGATCTTCATTCGACATAGCAGGTATAACTAATGAACAGGGAAATGTTTTAGGTTTAATGCCACATCCAGAGCGAGCATGTGACGAGACAATTGGTGGGACTGATGGTCTCTTTACATTAAAATCATTATTATTGAAATAAAAAAAAAAGACCCCCAATTTTGGAGGTCTTTTTTGTTTGATTCAGTTATGAATTAAACAGTAGCTTTTACTTTTGGATCTAAGTCACCTTTAGCGTAAAGATCAGCAAAATAATTGGTACTGTTTTGTTTGATCTTACTTGCTTGACCTTCACACCAGAATTGCTTGTATCTGTCAAGACAAACTTGCTTCATGTATTTTCTAGCAGGTTTGTTGAAATGTCTTGGGTCGAAGTTTGCCTTGTCAGCAAATGCTGCTTCTCTAACCGCGGCAGTAAAAGCAAGTCTGTTATCAGTATCAATGTTGACTTTTCTAACTCCATTTCTTATTCCCTCTTGAATTTCTTCAACAGGAACCCCATATGTTTGAGGAATTTCACCACCATATTTGTTAATGATATCTAACCATTCCTGAGGGACTGAACTAGATCCATGCATTACAAGATGGGTATTTGGAAGTGCTTTATGAATTTCAGCAATTCTACTTATTGCAAGAACTTCTCCTGTAGGTTTTCTTGTGAATTTATAAGCACCATGACTTGTACCTATAGCAATAGCTAATGCATCAACTTTTGTTTTAGCAACAAAATCTGCAGCTTCGTCAGGATCAGTCAAAAGCATATCTGTAGAAAGTTCACCTTCAAACCCATGACCATCTTCTGCCTCACCTTTTCCTGTTTCTAATGAACCTAAGCAACCTAATTCTCCTTCAACACTAACTCCAACTGAATGAGCAAAATCCACTACTTTTTTTGTAACTGCAACATTATATTCGTAACTAGCGGGTGTTTTTGCATCTGCCTCTAGAGAACCATCCATCATTACTGATGTGAAACCATTTATTGCTGCTGAATAGCATGTTGATGGCTCATTACCATGGTCTTGATGCATTACCACTGGAATATTGGGATATGTTTCTGTAGCAGCAAGGATTAGATGACGTAGGAAAATTTCTCCTGCATAATTTCTTGCCCCTCTTGAAGCTTGGAGGATTACAGGACTATCAGTTTCGTATGCTGCTTCCATGATTGCTTGAACTTGCTCAAGATTATTAACATTGAAAGCTGGAATACCGTAACCATTCTCAGCAGCGTGATCTAAAAGTAGTCTTAGTGGAACGAGGGCCATAATTAAAATAAGTTAAATGCTATGTAAAGCACATGTTTCCGCGAGTTTAGTATAAAGAGGTATCAAATGTCACGTCATTAGATATACAAAATACTAAATTAAAGAAACTAATTTTATGACCCAGAGTATATTTTTAGAATTTTTTAGTTAGTAAGTGTAGCCTGCTACAAACAATTGCTCATCAGATGAAGGTTGAGATCCTGCTACATAGGCACCTTTTGAAGCTTCAGAGTTTGCTTGAGCTCTTGCTATTAATGCTTTTTGACCTCCTTCAACGTCGCTTCCTTTCCAAGCCTTTAAGCATGAGTGCTGTAATGCTCTTCCATAGGAGAATGAAACATTCCATAAAGCTTTCCTGTAAAGAGTGTTCATATTATTTAAATAAACAGAAGCAGCTTCTTCGCTTAACCCTCCTGATAAGAATACTATTCCAGGCACTGATGCAGGAACACATCTTTCCATAGTTCTGATTGTCATTTCAGCAACTTTCATAGGATCAGCCTTTGTTGGACAATCTGCTCCATTGACAGTCATAGAAGGTTTTAATAGGGTTCCTTCTAGAAAAACTCCATTTGCTTGACACGCAATATAAACCTGCTTTATTACCTCTTCTTGGACTTCAGCAGTTTTTTCAATAGTATGATCTCCGTCCATTAAAATTTCAGGTTCAATAATTGGTACCAGCCCGGATTCTTGAACTGATCTTGCATACCTTGCTAATCCCCAAGCATTCTCTTGAATTGATAGTTTTGAGGGACAACCATCATTTGTAATTTGCAGAACTGCTCTCCACTTTGCAAATCTGGCACCTTGTTCATAATATTTAGCTGCTCTTTCAACTAACCCATCTAGGCCAGAGCAAAAAGTTTCTACATCTCCTCCTCCTGGAAGTGGATTTAGGCCTTTATCAACCTTTATACCTGGAATAATACCTAAATCATTTAGTTTCTTAACCATTGACTCACCATCTTGGTGATTCTGATAAAGAGTTTCTTCGAAGAGGATTGCTCCACTTATATATTTACCAAGATCTTCTGTAGTAAAAAGCATTCCTCTATATGCCTTCCTATTGTCTTCAGTATTCTCAACGCCAATTCCAGCGAGTCTTTTACCTACTGTTTTAGTGGATTCATCTACCGCTAATATCCCTTTCCCTTTAGAAGCTAGTAATTGAGCATTTTCTTTAAGCTCATTTTTGTAATAATTTAAAGCCATTCTTTAATAATTCAGTTCAATTGATTTTTCCAGAATATGAAAAAAAAATAAAATCAATCCAATACTTTATCGGGTGATAATTGCTACTTATAAATGTATAGCCTTAAATTTTGATACTTAATCCACTTTTCGAAGATTCTCTTATGGCTTCGCAAACTTTATGACTAGCAAGTCCCTCAAATAAGCCTGGGATTACAGGTGTTCTATTAATTATACTCTTAGCCCATAAATTTTGAATTCTCAAAACTGGAGCTATTCTCCCATCAGTCCATGTTTTTTCAAAATTAAAACTTGAATCTGCAGTTAAATTTTGCATTTTATTTTCGTTATTTGAATATTTCAAATTAAAACCATGTACATAATCTTTTTGGTTTTCGCTTTTAAGAATAAGTGAACCTTCGCTCCCATATATTTCAAAACTAAATCCTCTACCATTTTTAGAAATCGATGATAAAGATACCTGACATGGAATAAGATTCGAGCTGTAGTTTGATATTTCTATATTGGCTAAACATACATCTTCACTCGTAACATCATTTAAATCAGATGAATTAGTTAAAGGTCTTTTTTTTATTGATGTTGCTAACTTGCCAGACACGTTTATTGCTTCTCCAAAAAACCAATTCAACATATCGAATGCATGAGTACCTAAGGCGCCAATAACTCCTCCACCTTTTTCTTCTAATGAATACCAATTCCAGGATCTTTTGGGGTCGGATCTACTGCCCATTAACCAATCTAATTTGACTAAATATATATCTCCTAAGATATTTTCATCAATAAGTTTTTTTGTCTGAAGGAAAAGAGGTACTGCTCTATATTCAAAATCAACACATACGCTTAAATTATTCATCAATGATATTCTCTGAAGCTCTTCAATTTCTGAGGAGGATATTGCAACGGGTTTTTCTAGAAGCAAATTTTTATTATTCTCAAGAGCTTGTTTTGCTAATTTAAATCTTGATTCAGGAGGGGTAGCAATTATAATCCCATCAATTTTTGGAGATTTAACTAATTCTTCCCAATTATGAAAGAACTCTAATCCAGTTTCTTTTTCTAGTATCGATTTTTGCTTAGTCTCATAATGATAAATAGCTACAGGAGTTAAATAATCAGACTCTTTTAATGCCTCTAAATGGACTTTTTTACCAAACCCTAATCCAGCTATTGCTATTTTTAATTTTTTATTTTTAGTATTCATTCTTATCTATTAATAAACTCTGAACAACTATTTTCAATAACAACATCTATTAGTTCATCATTATTAGAAGTTCGCCATTTTGAATTAAATTTAGGGATTCCATTTATTGAAGTATCTTTGAACTTTTTTTCATCGCAATTAATTCTCATTACATAAAGTGATAACTCTCCATCATCATCAGAATTAGTTGGATTTTTAAAGAACTTTGTCAAAACACTTATTTCATTATTTGGAAGCTGCTTAATACTCCCTTTGTCAAGCCATTCTTTCCCTTCATTATTTTCTTTTAGTAGGACCCAGTCAACATTTCCTATTCCATAAGAATATGGAGCAAAATTTAAAATAAAAAATAAAAGGCTTAAAGAAAAATAAAAGAAATTTGAAATAATTCTCATATTATATATTTGCTTTTGCAAGTTTTTTTACACCATGAATTTTTAAAATTTTAGTCAGAGTATCTTTGAGATCTTTCCTTCTAACTATTACATCAACAAAACCATGCTCAAGCAGATATTCAGCTGTTTGAAAATTATCGGGTAATTTTTCTCTTAATGTTTGTTCTATAACTCTTCTTCCAGCAAATCCAATAAGAGCTTTAGGTTCCGCCAAAATTAAATCACCTAACATTGCAAAGCTTGCTGTTACCCCCCCAGTGGTTGGATGAGTTAATAAGGGCATATAAAGAAGATTTTTTTCTTTATGTTTTTTTAGTGCTCCAGATATTTTTGCCATTTGCATGAGACTTAACATGCCTTCTTGCATCCTTGCTCCACCTGATGCGCAAACAATAAGAATTGGAAAATTTTCTAAAGTTGCTCTTTCAATTATCCTTGTAATTTTTTCACCAACTACTGAACCCATGGATCCTCCCATAAATCTAAAATCCATAACAGCTAATGCTAAAGGCATTGAATTTACAGAACAGATACCTGTTACGACTCCATCTCTTAAACCTGTGCCTGCTTGACTTTCTTTAATTCGATCAGCATATGATCTTCTATCTTTAAAACCTAAAGGATCTGTAGGACTTAGTGAACTATCAAACTCTTCGAATGAATTTTTGTCAGCAATTATATTTATCCTTTCATCGCTATTTATCCTATTGTGGTGCCCGCAATTACTACAAACATTGAAATTTGTAATTAGGTCTTTTCTATAGGCTACTTGCGAACATTCTGAACATTTAACCCACAAACCATCTCCCTCATCAGTATCTTGCGAAACTTTCCCAACAAATTGATCTTTACGCCTTGCGGCAAACCAGTCGATTAATGACACAACGTTTACTGTTTTTTCTATTTAAATCTAAATAAGGTACTTTTATCAAGAAAGATATATAAAAATTTGAGATCCTTTAGATTAAAAACTACTCAAAGTAAAAAATGTAATGATTTGAGTTGATAATCGAAATTAATTATTATTTATTTTTCTCCTCAATCATTTTATGAATTATTGGAGTGAGAATTAGTTCCATTGCGAAACCCATTTTTCCTCCATTTACAACGATACTTGTTGGACTTGACATAAATGAATCGTTAATCATTCCAAGCAAGTATTGAAAATCAATCCCCCATTTCTCTCTTGCCCCTTTTCTAAAATGTATGATAACAAAGCTCTCATCAGGAGTTGGGATATTCCTGCATATGAAAGGATTAGAAGTGTCAATTGTGGGAATTCTTTGGAAATTAATATCAGTTTTGCTGAATTGTGGGCAGATGTGATTTATATAATCAGGCATTCTTCTCAATATAGTATCCACAATGGTTTCCGCTGAGTAACCTCTTTCTGCGTTATCTCTATGGATTTTTTGAATCCACTCTAAATTTGTAATTGGAACAACACCAACAAGTAAATCAGCATAAGATGCCACATTGTATCCATCACCTTCTACCCCGCCATGCAAACCTTCATAAAAAAGTACGTCTGTTCCCTCAGGAATATCTTCCCATGGAGTAAATTGTCCAGGTTCCAAGGATGTCCCTAGCCTTGTATTGTGCTCTTCTGCTTCTTCAAGACTATGTAGATAATATCTTTTCTTTCCTCCTCCAGTTTCACCATAGATTTTAAAAAGTTCTTCTAGCTTGTCAAAAAGATTAGCCTCTGGACCAAAATGAGAGAAATTTTCACCTTTTGAAAGAGCGTCTGCCATAGCTTTTTTCATATGCATTCTTTCAAATCTGTGGTAACTATCACCTTCTACAACTGCAGGAACAATATCTTCTCTGGCAAAAATATGCTCAAAGGCTCTTTTTACTGTACTTGTTCCTGCTCCTGAAGATCCTGTTACAGCAACTACTGGATGACGTTTTGACATTTTTTAAAAACAATATCTAATGATTCTGACAGGTCATATGCCAACTTTATGTTTTACTTAAAAATATTTTTTTATTTATTAATTTTTTTTTAAATTTCATCCATTATTTTATCTCCGATTTCACTGCAAGATAAAACTTCAGGAGACCCATCAGCTAAATCTGCTGTTCTAAATCCTTTTGATAAAACTTTATCAACGGCAGTTTCTAAATTTTTTGCAGCTTCTTCTTCATTTAATCCAATTTTTAACATCATGGAAGCAGATAAAAGCATTGCTATAGGATTCGCTATGTTTTTACCTGCTATATCGGGAGCGGAACCATGAACAGGTTCAAAAACTCCTGGGCCATTATTGTTTAGAGAAGCAGATGGAAGCATACCAATGGAACCAGTTAACATTGCGGCTAAATCGCTTAGAATGTCTCCAAATAAATTACTAGTTAAAATTACATCAAATTGACCAGGATCTCTAACTAATTGCATTGCCGCATTATCAACGTACATATTGCTTAGAGATATATTTTTATCTTTTGAGATGATATTTAAAACTGTATCTCTCCACAATTGACTAACCTCAAGAACGTTTGATTTATCAACAGAACATATTTTTTTAGTTCTTTGGTTAGCAATTTTTATTGCTATTTCAGTTATTCTCTCTATTTCTGCCGAATCATAAACCATTGTATTGAAAGCTTTTGGGATTTTTGTATTTGTGATATGTCCTCTTGGTTTTCCAAAATAAATTCCCCCTATTAATTCTCTTACAACAATAAGATCTACATGCTCTACGATATCCTTTTTTAATGTACTTGCATCTAATAGAGATTTTCTTATTTTGACAGGCCTGATATTTGCGAAAAGGTTTAGGGCAGATCTTAACTTAAGTAACCCACTTTCTGGTCTTAATTCTCTTGCAAGAGAGTCATATTTAATATCTCCAACACATGCTAAAAGTACAGCATCACTTTTTTTGCATTGATCTAGTGTCTCATCTGGAGCAGGAGTCCCATATTTTTCATAAGCTATCCCTCCAAATAATTTTTCAATAATCTCAATATCGAAGTTATGATTTTTTGAAAGCTTTTTTAAAACTTTTTTTGAAACTTCTGAAATCTCTGGTCCAATTCCGTCACCTGACAATAAAACAATCTTATATTTCTTCATTTAAATTTTTGTTTAATAGAACAATAAATTATTGCTTGTCTAATTGTCTAAGTTTTTTTGCTATTTCAGGTAATTTTTTAAAAATACTTGAACTCCTTAGCCATGATTTATTATCCATCGCAGGGAAACCACTAATTACCTTGCCATCTTCTATGTCACAATGGATCCCGCATTTTGAACTCGCTATGACATTATTACCAACTTTTACTCTATTATTAACTCCTACTTGCCCTGCCAAAATAACACCATCTCCAATATTTGCTCCCCCAGCGATACCAACTTGAGCTGCAAATGCACAATTCTTACCAATCTTAACCCCATGACCTATTTGTACTAAATTATCCAACTTTGTTCCCTCATCAATAAAAGTAAACCCTACTGCGGGTCTATCAATACAGCAATTGGTTCCAATTTCTACAAAACTCATTATTTTTACGCCACCTTTTTGAGGCATCTTTACCCATTTGCCATCTTTAGGAATGAAACCAAATCCCTCGGAACCAATAACAGAATTCGAATTAATTACACAATTATTTTTTAGAGTGGTATTTTCGTAAATAACACAATTTGGATGAATTATATTATTATCTCCAATTCTTACATTTCCTAAAATTGATGATCCAGGAAGAATATGATTTTTATCACCAATTACAGTATTTTCTCCGATATAGACATTAGGTCCAATATAGCAATCTGCTCCAATAATTGCTGTTTTATCTATGACGGCTGAAGCGTGAATCCCTGGTATGAAATTGATCTTTTTGTATAAACAATTCAATACCTCTGCAAATGCAATTCTAGGATTTTTAACAATTATGTTTGATATATTGAGTTTCTTTAGGATACTAACGATTTCATTGTTATTAGTGGTTATTATTGCTGATGCTTTAGTTTGATCTAATTGTTCTTTAAGGATATTATTTTCTTCTAAAAAAGATATTTGATGGTTATCTGCAGCATCTAATGAGGCAGCATCATCTATATTTAAATCTTCTACAATATTGGCACTAATAAAATTTGAATTTCCTTTTTTTATTAGATCTACTAAATCACTTAAAAGCATTTGTCAGTTTTAAATTTTTTCTAAGAGAGAGCAAGAACATCTCTGTGTACGACAATTATCGAGGAGTTGTTATTTTCATTATTATTTAAGATACTTCTCAATTTGTCGCTACTTATTGATACTAAACCTTTTGCAACTTCTTTATCATTTGCATTTACGATTTTAACTGCCTGATTAACCGTAAAGTTACCCTCTACATTTTTAACACCAACTGCTAAAAGTGAAGCACCTTTTTTTTTAATTGCAAAAGAAGCTCCATCGTCCAAAGTAATTTTTCCTACGGTCTGAATCGCATGTGAAAGCCAACTTTTCTTGTTTCCTATAGGTTTTTCTACAGGATAAAATAAGGTTCCAATTTTATTATCATTAAAAATTTCAATTAAGTTTTTTTTATTAGTTCCATCAACTAGTTGGACTTCAACTCCTCCTTTTGTTGCTATTTCTGCAGAAATTAGTTTTGTAGAAATTCCTCCTTTTCCCCATTCGTTATTTGGATTTTGAATATTTTTATCTTTAATTTCCTTTAACTCACTATTATGAACCTCTTTAATAGGATGTGCATCTTTATTATTACGTGGATCTTTTGAGTATAGATTATCAATATCAGTTAATAAAATAAGCTTGTTAGCATTTATAGCTAACGCAACTAAGGCAGAGAGGGTATCATTATCTCCATATTTGAGCTCTTCATTTGATACTGTATCATTCTCATTTACTATTGGAATCACATTCAAATCGATTAATTTTTTTAAAGTTTTAGAAGCATTATTGAAGGATTCTCGTGAATTGAAATCAGCTTTAGTGATTAAAATTTGAGCAATATTGTGGCCTAATTTACTAAATACTTTATCGTATAAAGTCATTAAATTAACTTGACCTACTGCAGCAGTGGCTTGAAGGATACTTAAATCATTTGGTCTTGTTTTAATATTTAATTTTTGGCAACCTAATCCTACGGCTCCACTAGTTACTAAAATCAATTTATTTCCTTTTGAAAGAAAATTTGTAAAAGCTCTACAAAGGGTTTCAACAACTTCTTCAGTAGATTTTTCTTCTGTCCCTCTTAAAATACTAGTACCAATTTTTATAACCCAAATTTTCATTTTATAAAATGAGAAATTAATTTTTCTATTATTAAAGTTAAATTAAATTTTATAGGCAAGCCATCTCTCTTTAATCTCTTAACTAAAATTGTTTTTATATTACATCTATTTCCAACAATAATATCTGTAAAAATCCTGTCGCCAATTATGGCTATATTTTTTGGCTCACTGCCTATTTCTTTGATAGCGGACAAAGTTACTTTTTTTGAAGGTTTTGATGCATTGTATTTGTATCTTAAATTTAATTCTTTCGCTATTTTCGCGATTCTTTTTTTTGATGGATTATTACTTATTAGGTATAAGGAGAAAAGTTTTTTAGATTCAATGATCCAATTTTTTACAGCTTTTGGGATTATATTTGACTTTCTATTTACTAAAGTTCCATCCACATCTAGTAATAAAGAATGAATTCCTTGTTTTTGTAACTCAGATTGAGAAATCTTATATATTGGTAAATTTGAATCCCAACTAACTTTTAGGATAGATCTCATTTATTTTTAAGAATTACTTTTTTCTAGCTCAGTTTCAATTAAAGGTTGAATTTTATCGAACTCATCATCTTCAACTAATAAGGCACCTTTATCTTTTAATTTTCCGACAATAAAAAAAGGATCAAGTGGAATATATAAACCATATTCCTGGTCAAAAAGATTAAAGTTAACAAGCAATTCAAAACTCTCACTATCATCATCGATGTAATCTTCTTCTAATTCATCGTAAATTGGTTCTTCAAGTTCTCCTGAAACCGTTAATGTAACTGCTGATCTGATCAGTCTTAAATCATGTTCTTGAAGAACCGCTTCAGCATTTTTTAGTATTTGTTCATTTTTATCTATTTTCTCAATTAGTTCAGGTTCATCTTTTTCATTTATTTTGAAAAGACTTACTGGAGTATCAACTGGTGTTAATAAAGCATATTCTTTTCCCTCAACAATTACTATTTGTTCAAGATAACAAAATAGCTCGTTTCCATTTGAGTCATTTAGTATTAGTGTCTGTGCATC encodes the following:
- a CDS encoding YqeG family HAD IIIA-type phosphatase — its product is MRSILKVSWDSNLPIYKISQSELQKQGIHSLLLDVDGTLVNRKSNIIPKAVKNWIIESKKLFSLYLISNNPSKKRIAKIAKELNLRYKYNASKPSKKVTLSAIKEIGSEPKNIAIIGDRIFTDIIVGNRCNIKTILVKRLKRDGLPIKFNLTLIIEKLISHFIK
- a CDS encoding DUF3727 domain-containing protein; translation: MKETNSNDNYDAQTLILNDSNGNELFCYLEQIVIVEGKEYALLTPVDTPVSLFKINEKDEPELIEKIDKNEQILKNAEAVLQEHDLRLIRSAVTLTVSGELEEPIYDELEEDYIDDDSESFELLVNFNLFDQEYGLYIPLDPFFIVGKLKDKGALLVEDDEFDKIQPLIETELEKSNS